Proteins from one Chitinophaga oryzae genomic window:
- a CDS encoding non-ribosomal peptide synthetase codes for MRIADFIIALKEQQITLEVTEGNLKVAAPKGSNVLTEELKQQIREQKEAIIAFFKMAEGSSQALNIPVVAPGGHYPMSRAQKRFWALNQSGEGGLVYNMCRSLVLEGPLEAPVLEQALRYVISRHESLRTCFREQEDGEVRQHILAPEEIPAVMEYIDISARSAPQEILRTMAEKEQNTPFDLRKSPPLRVKLVKVHDGLHAFFYSMFHIISDGWSMEVLAKEVIIAYNLFRQGQQPRLPELAFQYKDYTAWLETQLQNDLKKAETYWLTQLSGDLPVLDLPADNIRPAVKTSNGASVFIRFSPSLTAGLNKLCREEGATLFTGLLAGINALFHRYTGQEDIIMGLPVAGRDFTELENQIGLYLNTLALRTRFSGSDTFRELVRRQRQVLTAAYDHQLYPLDMLLDKLPLDRDMSRSPLFDVLVVSQINEQAGAGEGITSLDGLQVKTMEKAEGDISEYDLLFNFTMAGDNVSLSLTYNTDIFSRRNIDVLCRHLEQLLAAAIAQPAAEVALLDYLLPDEKEALLVSLNKTQVRYPETETIVSLFEKQAVQTPARIAVDDGELPLTYEELNERANRLAHFLQKEKGIGREVAVGLLMNKTAHTIIAILGILKAGGAYVPIDPSFPEERQQYILDDAKISLVLSDGHTCATPAECIDITAIGFDAYPDINPPAVATASGLAYVIYTSGTTGQPKGVMITHRNVVRLFFHEESLFAFTENDVWTMLHSYNFDFSVWEMYGALFYGGRLIVVPTEVARDSYRCWQLIREKGVTILNQTPSAFYQLMHVAMEDEYEIKALRCVIFGGEALLPARLAAWKHAYPGVKLINMYGITETTVHTTYKEITIAETSMPASNIGVPIPTVGVYILDARQQLMPVGVPGELCVCGAGLARGYMNNPVLTQEKFIPDPFSPGGLLYRSGDIGRWLPDGNIEYIGRKDHQVKVRGYRIETGEVETALLRHEKVKSALVIAQPEPGGNSHALVAYITAEETLDGRILKQYLSGILPEYMVPAWFVQLEAFPLTANGKTDRKALPDPVKAGLSGNDNYIAPQTTAEKQLAKIWEEVLGREGIGVLDNFFELGGHSLAAMQVISRVHRGMKVQIGLKHFFEHPVLQSLAAWIAGSSRSEQEDIVPAPPAAAYDLSFAQRSIWMLSQFEERKVAYNISSVLQFDGDLDIRAFESCLDLLVVRHESLRTTFLETGGTPMQKIHPAIPGWLGAIYADLRTEPEQEKAVDLIKKQEVGKSFDLVRGPLVSVRLLHLEDQRFMLMFTIHHLVCDGWSLNLLMEETAVLYNACRLKQQSPLPPLRLQYKDYACWEKKQLESSRLSEARAFWLRHFEGGIKPVSLHGGKSVSASRNFKGASHTFRLEAHLKQGLESLARKYNVTLYPLMLCVFNVFLSRISKEEDITVLCASAGREHTDLENILGVFVKTFGIRNFPEGDKPFADFLSEVMKRYLDVVHYNYYPFEHLLNDLEKVQQSRNIGNVYFQIDNFSSFETRQPKQGMEGVNISPVFNGADTSKADLMLYITQNPEDWYVTFEFKTDLFTAGKINLWAAWLRRLIAGIIAAPQQPIGAYQLSDGHDPELFALMEASTDDISLLYPLSARQEDFYLNCKILPRETAHRVIFYAVEEYLDVRLWKEAIGVVNEIYPILTTRLAEQEGEVYQGLRKHLTLNTEEIDLSALQLREEDLKDRLGAYVTLDHGLDKELVKYFLIKINDRCYVNLISIHHLISDVTSSVLFFRMFEKVYGKRREEIPAELFNQYQYHDYVANNPRQFDTTAITEYWKLKLRDVEPVPVNVYDEVPEESMEETLVLPAEHMAGISRFCVEHHISEALYFRALYSLMVRLYAVPQGQFIINDITHGRDALTKETFGCFTAILPLVYDASAFAGSVAEYLMYLRHQKKEIAGRQFITVFQLNRLISTSGLKFYYNYQTLYTIKEGSDKLVKVLAYFAKDEVQFSIRNTAAGQTLILNYNKAYFRANGFLDRLMMVSEQFLSGVGTLSDINMLLPAEQALLNPVRPVAAAAAWMPVSRLIARQAQLTPDAIALSCDGRNRSYGEMERQATALAAWLLQQPVAPGDLLAVMTDRSAEMVIALLAVLKSGAAYVPIDPAYPAERIAHICSDAAVKVILTTSMLLADIPPAFNGGVFALDIQLEGLPDADASLLPDVAPDDTAYVIYTSGSTGKPKGCLVSHHNLHNYISWANDYYWQDAGAGNWGLCTSIAFDLTVTAIYTALTRGRTLYLATGDQMPALIQACFTTPDIDTLKLTPSHIALAGTLAIDTTAVSTVICGGEQLMPEHVDILLRMNPGMKIYNEYGPTETTVGCTVKKITAADRDISVGKPVAHTEILIMNEDKRLVPPGMPGEIYIAGAGVAKGYLNNSALTAEKFMPHPWMQGQRMYRTGDTGRWLPDGNLLYTGRKDRQVKIRGYRIELDEIETVLLEHPGVTAATVLAMPEKDGGAYLAAFYVAEESLPADVLRGFLTGRLPDYMLPSAYAQLEQMPLTVHGKVDHKQLPVFLEASLAGRREYVAPTGDTEEKLAVIWEEVLGQERVSATDSFFEIGGHSLKAMQVVSRIHKEFDVEMELGQLFEMPVLSTLAAYIHQETWLRNAPDESAGAFKEIKI; via the coding sequence ATGAGAATAGCGGATTTTATTATCGCATTAAAAGAACAGCAGATAACGCTGGAAGTAACAGAGGGCAATCTCAAAGTCGCGGCTCCAAAAGGAAGTAATGTGCTGACGGAAGAACTGAAACAGCAGATCCGGGAACAAAAGGAGGCGATTATCGCATTTTTCAAAATGGCGGAAGGCTCCTCCCAGGCGTTGAACATCCCTGTGGTAGCTCCCGGCGGGCATTATCCCATGAGCCGTGCCCAGAAACGTTTCTGGGCGCTGAATCAATCAGGAGAAGGAGGATTGGTGTACAACATGTGCCGCTCCCTGGTGTTGGAAGGTCCTCTCGAGGCGCCGGTGCTGGAGCAGGCGTTACGCTACGTGATCAGTCGTCATGAAAGCCTTCGCACCTGCTTCAGAGAGCAGGAAGACGGCGAAGTGCGGCAGCATATCCTGGCGCCGGAAGAAATACCGGCGGTAATGGAATACATAGATATCAGCGCCAGGTCTGCTCCGCAGGAGATACTGAGAACCATGGCGGAGAAAGAGCAGAATACACCGTTTGATTTACGGAAGTCGCCGCCACTACGGGTAAAACTGGTGAAGGTACACGACGGGCTTCATGCGTTCTTCTACTCCATGTTCCATATCATCAGCGACGGATGGTCTATGGAAGTACTGGCCAAAGAGGTGATCATCGCCTATAACCTTTTCAGGCAAGGGCAGCAGCCCCGTCTGCCGGAACTGGCTTTCCAGTACAAAGACTATACGGCGTGGCTGGAAACACAGCTGCAAAACGATCTGAAAAAAGCGGAAACCTACTGGCTGACGCAGTTGTCCGGAGACCTGCCGGTGTTGGACCTGCCGGCAGATAACATACGGCCTGCTGTTAAAACCAGCAACGGCGCCAGCGTGTTCATACGCTTTTCACCGTCGCTCACAGCTGGATTAAACAAATTGTGCCGGGAAGAAGGCGCCACCCTGTTTACAGGCCTTCTGGCAGGCATCAACGCGCTTTTTCACCGGTATACCGGTCAGGAAGATATTATTATGGGCCTGCCGGTAGCCGGCAGGGATTTTACGGAACTGGAAAACCAGATAGGGCTGTACCTGAATACGCTGGCGCTTAGGACCCGCTTCAGTGGCTCGGATACGTTCAGGGAACTGGTACGCCGGCAGCGGCAGGTGCTCACCGCCGCCTACGATCATCAGCTGTATCCGCTGGATATGCTGCTGGACAAGCTACCGCTGGACAGAGATATGAGCCGGTCGCCGCTCTTCGATGTACTGGTCGTGTCACAGATCAATGAACAGGCGGGCGCCGGTGAGGGTATTACATCGCTCGATGGCTTACAGGTAAAAACGATGGAGAAAGCGGAAGGCGATATCAGCGAATATGACCTGCTGTTTAATTTCACGATGGCGGGAGACAATGTTTCGCTGTCATTAACCTACAACACGGATATTTTCAGCCGGCGCAATATAGATGTATTGTGCCGCCACCTGGAACAATTGTTGGCAGCGGCGATAGCGCAACCGGCTGCGGAAGTGGCCCTGCTGGATTACCTGCTGCCGGATGAAAAGGAAGCGCTGCTGGTATCGCTGAACAAAACACAGGTCAGGTATCCGGAAACGGAAACGATCGTATCTCTTTTTGAAAAGCAGGCAGTCCAAACGCCGGCGCGCATTGCGGTGGACGACGGGGAGCTGCCGCTGACCTACGAAGAGCTGAATGAAAGGGCCAACCGGCTTGCGCACTTCCTGCAGAAAGAAAAAGGTATCGGCAGGGAGGTGGCGGTAGGATTGCTGATGAACAAAACGGCCCATACGATCATCGCTATCCTGGGCATCCTGAAAGCAGGAGGGGCCTACGTTCCCATAGACCCGTCATTTCCTGAAGAAAGACAACAGTATATCCTTGACGACGCGAAAATAAGCCTGGTGCTGTCTGACGGACATACCTGCGCAACGCCGGCGGAATGCATCGATATTACTGCTATCGGTTTCGACGCTTACCCGGATATCAATCCGCCGGCGGTGGCAACAGCATCCGGCCTGGCTTATGTTATCTATACCTCCGGCACTACCGGGCAGCCCAAAGGGGTAATGATCACCCATCGGAACGTGGTGCGGCTGTTCTTTCATGAAGAAAGCCTGTTTGCCTTTACGGAGAACGACGTATGGACCATGTTGCATTCCTACAATTTTGACTTTTCGGTCTGGGAGATGTACGGCGCCTTGTTCTATGGCGGCCGGCTGATCGTAGTGCCGACGGAAGTTGCGCGGGATAGCTACCGCTGCTGGCAGCTGATAAGGGAAAAAGGCGTTACCATTTTAAATCAGACGCCTTCGGCTTTCTATCAGCTGATGCATGTGGCCATGGAAGATGAATATGAGATCAAAGCGCTGCGTTGCGTGATCTTTGGCGGTGAAGCGCTGCTGCCGGCAAGATTGGCCGCCTGGAAGCATGCGTATCCCGGTGTGAAGCTGATCAACATGTACGGTATCACAGAAACGACAGTGCACACCACCTATAAGGAAATAACAATTGCCGAAACAAGTATGCCGGCCAGCAATATCGGCGTTCCTATCCCCACTGTGGGCGTTTATATCCTGGATGCGCGGCAGCAGCTGATGCCGGTAGGTGTACCGGGAGAGCTTTGTGTTTGTGGCGCCGGGCTGGCCAGGGGATATATGAACAACCCCGTGCTGACGCAGGAAAAATTCATACCCGACCCGTTCAGCCCCGGCGGGTTGTTGTATCGATCCGGTGATATAGGCCGCTGGCTGCCGGACGGCAACATCGAATATATCGGACGGAAAGATCACCAGGTGAAGGTCCGCGGTTATCGTATCGAAACCGGGGAAGTGGAGACGGCCCTTTTACGGCATGAGAAAGTAAAGTCGGCGCTGGTGATAGCCCAACCGGAACCGGGAGGCAACAGTCACGCGCTGGTGGCTTATATCACGGCGGAAGAGACGCTGGACGGAAGAATACTGAAACAATACCTGTCAGGTATCTTGCCGGAATATATGGTGCCAGCCTGGTTTGTACAGCTGGAGGCATTTCCGCTGACAGCCAACGGTAAAACCGACAGAAAAGCACTGCCGGACCCGGTAAAAGCAGGATTGTCCGGTAACGACAATTATATTGCGCCGCAGACAACGGCAGAAAAACAACTGGCCAAAATATGGGAGGAAGTGCTGGGAAGAGAAGGTATCGGCGTGCTGGATAATTTCTTTGAGCTGGGTGGGCATTCGCTGGCAGCCATGCAGGTGATATCAAGGGTGCATCGCGGCATGAAAGTACAGATAGGACTAAAACACTTTTTTGAACACCCGGTGCTGCAGTCCCTGGCAGCGTGGATCGCCGGTTCCTCCCGCAGTGAACAGGAAGACATCGTGCCGGCGCCTCCAGCAGCCGCTTACGATCTCTCCTTTGCGCAAAGAAGCATCTGGATGCTGTCCCAGTTCGAAGAGAGAAAGGTCGCTTATAATATCTCCAGTGTCCTGCAGTTTGATGGCGATCTCGATATCCGGGCTTTTGAGTCGTGCCTGGACCTGCTGGTCGTGCGGCACGAAAGCCTGCGGACTACTTTCCTGGAAACAGGTGGTACGCCCATGCAGAAAATCCATCCGGCAATACCGGGATGGCTTGGCGCTATATATGCTGATCTGAGAACGGAACCGGAACAGGAAAAGGCAGTCGATCTCATCAAAAAGCAGGAAGTCGGTAAATCATTTGACCTCGTTAGAGGCCCGCTCGTCAGCGTCAGGCTGCTGCACCTGGAAGATCAGCGGTTTATGTTGATGTTCACCATTCACCACCTGGTATGCGACGGGTGGTCGCTGAACCTGCTGATGGAAGAAACTGCGGTGCTGTATAACGCCTGCAGGCTGAAACAACAAAGTCCGTTGCCTCCCTTGCGGCTGCAATATAAAGACTATGCCTGCTGGGAAAAAAAGCAGCTGGAAAGCAGCCGCCTGTCAGAAGCCAGGGCTTTCTGGCTGCGGCATTTTGAAGGAGGTATCAAACCCGTCAGCCTGCATGGCGGCAAGTCTGTTTCCGCTTCCCGTAACTTTAAAGGAGCCAGTCATACGTTCAGGCTGGAGGCACATTTAAAGCAGGGACTGGAGTCGCTGGCAAGAAAATACAACGTGACGCTCTATCCGCTGATGCTCTGTGTTTTTAATGTTTTTCTCTCCAGGATCAGCAAGGAGGAAGACATTACGGTACTATGCGCCAGCGCCGGCCGTGAGCATACAGACCTGGAAAATATACTGGGCGTGTTCGTGAAAACATTCGGTATCCGCAATTTCCCGGAAGGCGATAAACCGTTCGCTGACTTCCTGTCTGAAGTGATGAAGCGGTATCTCGATGTTGTACACTATAACTACTATCCTTTTGAACACCTGCTCAACGACCTGGAAAAAGTGCAGCAAAGCAGGAATATCGGCAACGTATATTTCCAGATAGACAATTTCTCTTCTTTCGAAACCCGCCAGCCCAAACAGGGAATGGAAGGCGTGAACATCTCACCGGTGTTCAACGGGGCAGATACCTCCAAGGCCGATCTGATGCTGTATATCACGCAGAACCCCGAAGACTGGTATGTCACTTTCGAATTTAAAACAGACCTGTTCACCGCCGGAAAAATAAACCTCTGGGCCGCCTGGCTTCGCAGGCTGATCGCTGGAATCATTGCCGCTCCGCAACAACCCATAGGCGCCTACCAGCTAAGTGACGGACATGATCCCGAACTGTTTGCGCTGATGGAAGCGTCGACTGACGATATATCCCTGTTGTACCCACTGTCTGCAAGGCAGGAGGATTTTTACCTGAACTGCAAAATACTGCCCAGGGAAACGGCGCACAGGGTGATCTTTTATGCCGTGGAGGAGTATCTCGACGTCCGCTTGTGGAAGGAAGCTATCGGGGTCGTCAATGAAATATATCCTATCCTGACCACCCGCCTGGCGGAACAGGAAGGGGAAGTATATCAGGGGCTCCGGAAGCATCTCACGCTCAATACGGAGGAGATAGACCTTTCCGCGCTGCAGCTGCGGGAGGAAGACCTTAAAGACAGGCTCGGAGCGTATGTTACGCTGGACCACGGACTGGATAAGGAGCTGGTGAAATATTTCCTGATAAAAATCAATGATCGTTGTTATGTCAATCTTATCAGTATTCACCACCTGATCTCAGACGTGACCTCTTCGGTACTGTTCTTCAGGATGTTTGAGAAAGTGTATGGTAAACGCAGGGAGGAGATACCAGCAGAACTTTTTAACCAGTACCAGTACCACGATTATGTTGCCAATAATCCCCGGCAGTTTGATACCACTGCCATCACGGAATACTGGAAACTCAAGCTGCGCGATGTAGAGCCGGTGCCGGTCAACGTGTATGATGAAGTGCCGGAAGAGAGCATGGAAGAAACGCTGGTGCTGCCGGCGGAGCATATGGCCGGGATCAGCCGCTTCTGTGTGGAACACCATATTTCCGAAGCCCTGTATTTCAGGGCGCTGTATTCCCTGATGGTACGCCTCTATGCGGTGCCGCAGGGCCAGTTTATTATCAATGATATTACACATGGGCGGGACGCGCTCACCAAAGAAACGTTCGGTTGCTTCACCGCTATATTGCCGCTGGTATATGATGCCAGTGCTTTCGCCGGCAGCGTGGCAGAATACCTGATGTACCTGCGGCACCAGAAGAAGGAGATTGCTGGCCGCCAGTTTATCACTGTGTTTCAGCTCAACAGGCTGATCAGCACCTCCGGACTGAAGTTTTATTACAACTATCAGACCCTTTATACCATTAAAGAAGGGAGTGACAAGCTGGTAAAAGTGCTGGCTTACTTTGCGAAGGACGAAGTGCAGTTCTCGATCCGGAACACCGCTGCGGGTCAAACGCTCATCCTTAACTATAATAAAGCTTACTTCCGGGCGAACGGATTCCTCGACAGGTTAATGATGGTGTCTGAACAGTTCCTGTCGGGCGTGGGAACATTGAGCGATATCAACATGTTGCTGCCGGCGGAACAGGCTTTACTGAATCCTGTGAGGCCTGTGGCCGCGGCTGCGGCATGGATGCCGGTATCCCGGTTGATCGCCCGGCAGGCGCAGCTAACGCCGGATGCGATCGCGCTCAGCTGTGACGGCCGTAACCGGAGCTATGGAGAAATGGAGAGACAGGCTACCGCACTGGCGGCCTGGCTGCTGCAACAGCCGGTAGCGCCGGGAGACCTGCTGGCGGTGATGACAGACCGCTCCGCAGAAATGGTGATTGCACTGTTGGCAGTACTCAAATCCGGCGCGGCTTACGTTCCGATTGATCCCGCGTATCCGGCAGAACGCATCGCCCACATCTGCAGCGACGCGGCGGTGAAGGTGATCCTGACGACCAGCATGCTGTTGGCCGACATACCGCCGGCGTTTAACGGCGGCGTCTTTGCGCTGGACATACAGCTGGAAGGCCTTCCCGACGCCGATGCAAGCCTGCTGCCGGATGTGGCGCCCGATGATACGGCCTATGTGATCTATACTTCCGGCAGCACCGGCAAACCGAAAGGATGCCTGGTAAGCCACCATAACCTGCATAATTATATTTCATGGGCCAATGATTATTACTGGCAGGACGCCGGCGCAGGCAACTGGGGCCTGTGTACTTCTATCGCTTTTGACCTGACCGTGACGGCCATCTATACCGCGCTGACAAGAGGCCGGACATTGTACCTGGCCACCGGAGACCAGATGCCGGCGCTGATACAGGCGTGTTTTACCACGCCGGATATCGATACGCTAAAACTGACGCCCTCGCATATTGCATTGGCGGGAACGCTTGCCATTGATACTACTGCCGTCAGTACGGTGATCTGCGGTGGGGAGCAACTGATGCCCGAGCATGTGGACATATTGCTGCGCATGAATCCCGGAATGAAGATATATAACGAGTACGGCCCTACGGAAACAACGGTCGGCTGTACCGTCAAAAAAATCACCGCGGCAGACAGGGATATTTCAGTCGGTAAACCGGTCGCCCACACGGAGATATTGATCATGAACGAAGATAAGCGGCTGGTGCCACCGGGAATGCCCGGTGAGATCTACATCGCGGGAGCAGGGGTGGCAAAGGGATACCTCAATAACAGCGCATTGACGGCCGAAAAGTTCATGCCCCATCCGTGGATGCAGGGACAGCGGATGTACCGCACGGGAGACACCGGCAGATGGCTGCCGGACGGCAACCTGCTGTATACCGGAAGAAAAGACAGGCAGGTGAAAATACGGGGCTATCGGATCGAACTGGATGAAATTGAAACGGTGCTGCTTGAACATCCCGGTGTAACCGCCGCCACGGTGCTGGCGATGCCTGAGAAGGACGGCGGCGCATATCTCGCTGCCTTTTACGTGGCGGAAGAAAGCCTTCCTGCTGATGTGCTGAGAGGCTTTCTGACAGGGCGACTGCCCGACTATATGCTTCCCTCAGCCTATGCGCAACTGGAGCAGATGCCGTTGACCGTACACGGAAAGGTGGACCATAAGCAGCTCCCTGTCTTCCTGGAAGCAAGCCTGGCAGGACGGCGCGAATATGTGGCGCCCACAGGCGATACGGAAGAAAAGCTGGCGGTGATATGGGAAGAAGTACTGGGCCAGGAGCGTGTCAGCGCAACAGACAGTTTCTTCGAGATCGGCGGCCATTCGCTGAAAGCTATGCAGGTCGTATCCCGCATACATAAAGAGTTTGACGTGGAGATGGAGTTGGGGCAGCTGTTTGAAATGCCGGTACTGAGCACGCTGGCTGCCTATATTCATCAGGAAACCTGGTTACGGAATGCCCCCGATGAAAGTGCCGGTGCATTTAAAGAAATTAAAATTTAA